From one Populus alba chromosome 17, ASM523922v2, whole genome shotgun sequence genomic stretch:
- the LOC118060473 gene encoding monofunctional riboflavin biosynthesis protein RIBA 3, chloroplastic, with protein sequence MSPTCWATGVGSVSDESFLKGSENGSLLGAFDESASAPFVTLEAKITLETIDFFVSDAEGDPDCPTEGYSSIEQALHTLREGKFVIVVDDENGDIEGNLIMAASLASPQQVSFLIKNGSGIVSVGMKEEDLERLKLPLMSPETENEDSSAPTFTITVDAKSGTCTGVSASDRAKTVLALSSPETKPEDFRRPGHVFPLKYRNGGVLRRAGHTEASVDLVMLAGLPPVFVLSAIIDPEDDSIARKIYYFYSIFFINDTIIFNIKLCWLHIFHNF encoded by the exons ATGAGTCCCACATGTTGGGCTACTGGGGTTGGAAGTGTGTCTGATGAGAGTTTTTTGAAGGGAAGTGAAAATGGGTCCCTGTTGGGAGCTTTTGATGAGTCTGCTTCTGCACCATTTGTGACACTTGAAGCTAAAATTACTCTTGAAACCATTGATTTCTTTGTCAGTGATGCAGAGGGCGATCCTGACTGCCCAACCGAAGGGTACTCTTCAATTGAGCAGGCACTCCATACTTTACGTGAGGGAAAG TTTGTAATTGTTGTAGACGATGAAAATGGGGATATTGAAGGAAACCTTATCATGGCAGCATCTCTTGCAAGTCCTCAGCAGGTGTCATTTCTGATTAAGAATGGATCAGGAATTGTTTCGGTAGGCATGAAAGAGGAGGATCTTGAAAGACTTAAGCTTCCTCTGATGTCGCCAGAGACAGAGAACGAAGATTCATCTGCCCCCACGTTCACAATCACTGTG GATGCAAAATCTGGAACATGTACTGGAGTATCAGCATCAGACAGGGCTAAGACTGTTCTTGCTCTTTCTTCTCCTGAGACCAAGCCTGAAGATTTTAGAAGGCCAGGCCATGTGTTTCCACTCAAGTATCGCAACGGTGGGGTTTTAAGAAGAGCTGGCCATACAGAGGCTTCTGTAGATTTGGTGATGTTGGCTGGATTGCCACCGGTTTTTGTTCTTTCGGCAATTATTGATCCAGAAGACGATTCTatagcaagaaaaatatattatttttattctattttttttattaatgacacaattatttttaatattaaattatgttgGTTGCATATATTCcacaacttttaa